From the genome of Streptomyces sp. NBC_00659, one region includes:
- a CDS encoding transposase family protein, with product MVVLLDGTLIRTRHRTGTDNRKNYSGKHKSHGLLFLALTDEKGNLIWISSARPGRSSEITTARHDKITAHLREAGLGALADLGFVGLDNQPDDDPVIITGRKATKNRRLTAAEKEANRLLNRERAAVEHGFANLKSWRVLTKVRMSTCHATTLLRALLVLANAEVQR from the coding sequence GTGGTCGTCCTGCTGGACGGCACCCTGATCCGCACCCGACACCGCACCGGAACGGACAACCGTAAGAACTACTCAGGCAAGCACAAGTCCCATGGCCTGCTGTTCCTCGCGCTGACCGACGAGAAGGGCAACCTGATCTGGATCTCCTCGGCCCGGCCCGGCCGGTCCAGCGAGATCACCACCGCCCGCCACGACAAGATCACCGCACACCTCCGCGAGGCCGGCCTTGGCGCCTTGGCCGACCTCGGCTTCGTAGGCCTGGACAACCAGCCCGACGACGACCCGGTGATCATCACCGGCCGCAAGGCCACCAAGAACCGCAGACTCACCGCCGCGGAGAAGGAAGCGAACCGCCTGCTGAACCGCGAACGCGCCGCCGTCGAGCACGGCTTCGCCAACCTCAAGTCCTGGCGCGTCCTCACCAAGGTCCGCATGAGCACCTGCCACGCGACCACCCTCCTGCGGGCCCTCCTCGTCCTTGCGAACGCCGAAGTCCAGAGGTGA
- a CDS encoding class I SAM-dependent methyltransferase encodes MSSEQNLAAWTAYGRHHIDRGTDIPDADRINWGFWPGGPGAEVMGDLSGKRVLGIGSGVGKYAAHLVREHGAVVHAVEVSTTQHERAVTRYANVPGLNLIHADAVEYLKKAEPYDVIYSIHGFGYIDPHRLLPAIATALKPDGRLFFSVLHTNAAGRGPFQRVTAHPEILPLAGWEPLNVQMWILGPTLWEDLLVEHGFLVDKIDVLDAPEDSNPVSCRLFRVRRCVRSR; translated from the coding sequence GTGAGCAGCGAGCAGAACCTGGCTGCCTGGACCGCGTACGGCAGACACCACATCGACCGCGGCACCGACATCCCCGATGCCGACCGCATCAACTGGGGCTTCTGGCCGGGCGGCCCCGGTGCCGAGGTAATGGGCGACCTGTCCGGCAAGAGGGTCCTCGGCATCGGCTCAGGAGTCGGCAAGTACGCCGCCCACCTGGTGCGCGAGCACGGCGCCGTGGTCCACGCCGTCGAAGTCTCCACCACCCAGCACGAACGCGCTGTTACCCGCTACGCCAATGTGCCTGGACTCAACCTGATCCACGCCGACGCCGTCGAGTACCTGAAGAAGGCCGAGCCTTACGACGTGATCTACTCGATCCACGGCTTCGGCTACATCGACCCGCACCGGCTCCTGCCTGCCATCGCCACCGCACTGAAGCCGGACGGCCGCTTGTTCTTCTCCGTTCTGCACACCAACGCAGCGGGCCGCGGCCCCTTCCAAAGGGTCACCGCCCACCCTGAGATCCTTCCACTCGCCGGCTGGGAGCCCCTGAACGTGCAGATGTGGATCCTCGGCCCAACGCTATGGGAGGACCTCCTCGTCGAACACGGATTCCTGGTGGACAAGATCGACGTCCTCGACGCGCCTGAGGACAGCAACCCGGTCTCATGTCGGCTCTTCCGAGTCCGTCGGTGCGTCCGCTCGAGGTGA
- a CDS encoding transposase — MICADELGPVIPRTFPPAPAWSPNGHRIKAELDYSRGPEKTWVYGGLRPADGQALTMTASSRNSVFYQQFLQQVENANPDGEIWIVTDNLSSHNSLSTRTWLEDHPRIHHAFIPVGACWLNLQEGWWRIFRKAALAGRSFANPDDIAQATTLATNQLNSHAGPWIWGRTAPPTRSLRRRYVYTV, encoded by the coding sequence GTGATCTGCGCCGACGAGCTGGGGCCGGTGATCCCCCGGACCTTCCCGCCCGCACCCGCCTGGTCACCCAACGGGCATCGGATCAAGGCGGAGCTCGACTACAGCCGCGGACCGGAGAAAACCTGGGTCTACGGCGGTCTACGGCCGGCCGACGGCCAGGCCCTGACCATGACAGCGTCCTCCCGCAACAGCGTCTTCTACCAGCAGTTCCTGCAACAGGTCGAAAATGCCAACCCGGACGGGGAGATCTGGATCGTCACCGACAACCTGTCCAGCCACAACAGCCTGTCCACCCGGACCTGGCTCGAGGACCATCCCCGCATCCACCACGCCTTCATCCCCGTCGGCGCGTGCTGGCTCAACCTCCAAGAAGGCTGGTGGCGCATCTTCCGCAAAGCCGCCCTCGCCGGCCGCTCCTTCGCCAACCCCGACGACATCGCCCAAGCCACAACCCTCGCAACCAACCAGCTCAACTCCCATGCCGGCCCATGGATCTGGGGCAGAACAGCACCGCCAACCCGCTCCCTACGACGCCGATACGTGTACACCGTTTGA
- a CDS encoding helix-turn-helix domain-containing protein, with protein MRARMIELSWSGLRVPAIAVELDCSQKTVRCWLHRFNRLGLQGLDDLGGQGRKRRITEQERSQIISLVKTIPPGRLRWEPVGELWAFDESGPPEWTLDSLATAAQAEGIEVGRSQVRRILLAEGVRWRRTRSWMRSKDPDFVPKGQGSSASTPTRPTVRR; from the coding sequence ATGCGGGCCCGGATGATCGAGCTGAGCTGGTCGGGGCTGCGGGTCCCTGCGATCGCCGTGGAGCTGGACTGCAGCCAGAAAACGGTCCGCTGCTGGCTGCACCGCTTCAACCGCCTGGGCCTGCAGGGACTGGATGATCTGGGCGGGCAGGGCCGCAAGCGACGCATCACCGAACAGGAACGATCCCAGATCATCTCCCTGGTCAAGACCATCCCGCCGGGACGACTGCGGTGGGAGCCCGTCGGGGAACTGTGGGCCTTCGATGAGTCAGGACCGCCCGAGTGGACGCTAGATTCCCTGGCCACAGCAGCACAGGCCGAAGGAATCGAGGTGGGCCGCTCACAGGTCAGACGCATCCTGCTCGCCGAGGGCGTGCGCTGGCGCCGTACCCGGTCCTGGATGCGATCGAAGGACCCGGACTTCGTCCCAAAAGGACAAGGATCATCGGCCTCTACACCCACCCGCCCGACGGTGCGACGGTGA
- a CDS encoding transposase family protein: MGNSTRAVIISNRRITGLTAGVIAELVEEIGPLWHERHQARLAARPRQRAVGAGAKYRLVFVDRLLATLVHLRHGVTHDVLACWFGADRSTITRAIGEVRPLLAERGCTVSPDVRLRSLAEVVDHLGASGTTGIVDGTEIRVRRPAAGRKDRDKFISGKNKQNAVKSMVVTDGGGRVLWCSPARPASCADITHARQLGLVKLLADGPAVEILADAGYQGLGAQPGGRVVTPPHRKFKKNAPDWYEEMHERQRKAHSSRRIRVEHGIAHLKNWRALARHLGRREHISDTVQAIASLLSHQQTADLNPTRQM; encoded by the coding sequence GTGGGGAACTCGACGCGCGCGGTGATCATCAGCAATCGGCGGATCACGGGGCTGACTGCCGGAGTGATTGCTGAACTCGTCGAGGAGATCGGACCGTTGTGGCATGAGCGTCATCAGGCGAGGCTTGCCGCTCGCCCGCGGCAGAGAGCTGTGGGCGCCGGCGCGAAGTACCGGCTGGTGTTCGTCGACCGACTGCTGGCCACGCTGGTCCATCTTCGTCACGGGGTCACCCATGATGTGCTGGCCTGCTGGTTTGGAGCGGACCGCTCCACTATCACCCGGGCCATCGGTGAGGTGCGGCCCCTGCTCGCCGAGCGGGGCTGCACCGTCAGCCCCGACGTGCGGCTGCGGTCTCTGGCTGAGGTTGTCGACCATCTCGGCGCGAGCGGGACGACCGGCATCGTCGACGGCACCGAGATCCGGGTCCGTCGGCCCGCCGCCGGACGCAAGGACCGCGACAAGTTCATTTCCGGCAAGAACAAGCAGAACGCCGTCAAGTCCATGGTGGTCACGGACGGCGGAGGCCGCGTGCTGTGGTGCAGCCCGGCCCGTCCCGCAAGCTGCGCGGACATCACCCACGCCCGCCAGTTAGGGCTGGTAAAACTCCTGGCCGACGGGCCTGCAGTCGAGATCCTGGCTGATGCCGGCTACCAGGGACTGGGCGCCCAGCCCGGTGGCCGGGTGGTGACACCACCGCACCGCAAGTTCAAGAAGAACGCCCCGGACTGGTACGAGGAGATGCACGAGCGCCAGCGCAAGGCGCACTCATCACGACGTATCCGTGTCGAGCACGGCATCGCCCATCTGAAGAACTGGCGGGCCCTGGCCCGCCACCTCGGTCGCCGCGAGCACATCAGCGACACCGTCCAAGCCATCGCCAGCCTGCTGTCCCACCAGCAGACCGCGGACCTGAACCCGACACGGCAGATGTGA
- a CDS encoding transposase, with the protein MAGVITASEPSWIAPFTGLSPRQFGKLITALRREGADPVRRGRPWSLPLEDRVLLVAAYWRTNLTLRQLAPLFGVSKSAADRIIDHLGPALALQQRRRFRKDTVLIVDGTLVPTRDHQVAEQSKNYRYSTNHQVVIDADTRLVVAVGRPLPGNRNDCKAWELSGAKDAVGHTTVIADGGYRGTGLIIPHRREPGQAELPAWKEEHNASHRKVRARVEHTFARMKTWKILRDCRLKGDGVHHAMLGIARLHNFTLAG; encoded by the coding sequence GTGGCTGGTGTGATCACGGCGTCGGAGCCGTCCTGGATAGCCCCGTTCACCGGGCTGAGTCCGCGCCAGTTCGGCAAGCTGATCACAGCGTTGCGGCGCGAGGGTGCGGATCCGGTCCGCAGGGGCAGGCCGTGGAGCCTGCCCCTGGAGGACCGCGTGCTGCTGGTCGCCGCGTACTGGCGGACCAACCTCACACTGCGCCAACTGGCGCCGCTGTTCGGGGTGTCCAAGTCCGCGGCCGACCGCATCATCGACCACCTCGGCCCCGCGCTCGCCCTCCAGCAGCGCAGACGGTTCCGCAAGGACACCGTGCTGATCGTGGACGGCACTCTGGTGCCCACCCGCGACCACCAGGTTGCCGAGCAGTCGAAGAACTACCGCTACTCCACCAACCACCAGGTCGTCATCGACGCCGACACCCGGCTCGTCGTCGCTGTCGGCCGGCCACTGCCCGGCAACCGCAACGACTGCAAGGCATGGGAGCTGTCCGGCGCGAAAGACGCCGTCGGCCACACCACCGTCATCGCGGACGGCGGCTACCGCGGCACCGGCCTGATCATCCCGCACCGCCGCGAACCCGGCCAGGCCGAACTCCCTGCCTGGAAAGAGGAACACAACGCCTCTCACCGCAAAGTCCGCGCCCGCGTCGAGCACACCTTCGCCCGCATGAAGACCTGGAAGATCCTCCGCGACTGCCGCCTCAAAGGCGACGGCGTCCACCACGCCATGCTCGGCATCGCCCGCCTGCACAACTTCACCCTTGCCGGGTGA
- a CDS encoding tetratricopeptide repeat protein, translating into MRLIKHLARAAHTAPETVTGLVAVIRADPKTFLPLIFSIARYGAGPLDTALAAVISTLNLNYEELRKLDEVSPKNTGILPCAALAAAEQCCLRAESNVQLALAQRRLGSRLGQVGRHREALAAAEQSVGLFQQLVAEDPDTHTPDLARALQNMGTYLGPLGRHREALAAAEQSVGLFQQLVAEDPDTHTPDLAMALQNFGTHLGEVGQRRKACIALKKAVGLFRQLVENDPEVHTPDLAGAVYNLGLRLGQRQEALAVSQEAVELVRQLVVSDPDAYTPFLASAVQSLATHLRKVGQRRESLAASREAVGLFRQLVVSDPEVHTPHLASAVHNLGIQLGIAGIRRDALGAFQEAVKLFRQLVTNDSDVYTSLLAMALQDLGTQSGEVGQRQEALAASREAVGLFRQLVASDPEVHTPDLAGAVLNLGIQLSSVGQRREALAACKEGIELFRQLVASDPDVHTPHLARALQNLGIYLSEVGRHQEAFPVAEEAVELYTRLYADLPEAYVDALAASRHLRDSLNMASGA; encoded by the coding sequence ATGCGGCTGATCAAGCACCTCGCCCGTGCCGCCCACACTGCCCCAGAGACAGTCACCGGGCTCGTCGCTGTCATACGCGCCGACCCGAAAACGTTCCTCCCTCTCATCTTCAGCATCGCGCGCTACGGGGCCGGCCCACTCGACACTGCCCTGGCCGCAGTGATTAGCACCCTAAATCTCAACTACGAGGAGTTGAGAAAGCTGGACGAGGTGAGTCCAAAGAACACCGGCATCCTTCCCTGCGCCGCGCTCGCCGCTGCCGAACAGTGCTGCCTGCGGGCTGAGAGCAACGTGCAACTGGCCCTGGCACAGCGCAGGCTTGGGTCTCGGCTGGGGCAAGTGGGACGGCATCGGGAGGCGCTCGCGGCAGCCGAGCAATCCGTAGGGCTCTTCCAGCAACTCGTAGCGGAGGATCCAGACACCCACACGCCCGACCTCGCCAGGGCGCTACAAAACATGGGCACTTATCTGGGCCCTCTAGGACGGCATCGGGAGGCGCTCGCGGCAGCCGAGCAATCCGTAGGGCTCTTCCAGCAACTCGTAGCGGAGGATCCAGACACCCACACGCCCGACCTCGCCATGGCGCTCCAGAACTTTGGGACCCATCTGGGAGAGGTGGGGCAGCGACGAAAAGCATGCATAGCCCTGAAAAAAGCCGTCGGACTCTTCCGCCAACTGGTGGAGAACGATCCCGAAGTCCACACGCCCGACCTCGCCGGCGCGGTCTATAACCTTGGACTCCGGCTGGGGCAGCGACAAGAAGCACTCGCCGTTTCCCAGGAAGCCGTGGAACTGGTCCGCCAACTGGTGGTGAGCGATCCCGACGCCTACACACCCTTCCTCGCCAGTGCGGTCCAAAGCCTTGCGACCCATCTAAGGAAGGTGGGGCAGCGACGAGAGTCGCTCGCAGCTTCCCGAGAAGCCGTCGGACTCTTCCGCCAACTGGTGGTAAGCGATCCCGAAGTCCACACACCCCACCTCGCCAGTGCGGTCCACAACCTCGGCATCCAACTGGGTATAGCGGGAATTCGACGAGACGCACTAGGAGCGTTCCAAGAGGCTGTGAAACTCTTCCGCCAACTGGTGACGAACGATTCCGACGTCTACACATCACTCCTCGCCATGGCGCTCCAGGACCTTGGGACCCAGTCGGGGGAGGTGGGGCAGCGTCAAGAAGCACTCGCAGCTTCCCGAGAAGCCGTCGGACTCTTCCGCCAACTGGTGGCGAGCGATCCTGAAGTCCACACGCCCGACCTCGCCGGCGCGGTCCTGAACCTCGGGATCCAACTGAGTAGCGTGGGGCAGCGACGAGAAGCACTCGCAGCCTGTAAGGAAGGGATAGAACTCTTTCGGCAACTGGTGGCGAGCGATCCCGACGTCCACACGCCCCACCTCGCCAGAGCACTCCAGAACCTCGGAATCTACCTATCTGAGGTGGGCCGGCATCAGGAGGCATTTCCGGTAGCAGAGGAAGCCGTGGAGCTCTATACACGGCTCTACGCCGACTTGCCTGAAGCATACGTCGATGCGCTGGCTGCCTCCCGCCATTTGAGGGACAGCCTGAATATGGCAAGCGGAGCCTAA